Proteins from a genomic interval of Dermacentor variabilis isolate Ectoservices chromosome 8, ASM5094787v1, whole genome shotgun sequence:
- the LOC142590386 gene encoding uncharacterized protein LOC142590386 gives MLPKPPTSHFSMTASTSYNVHESLQPFISCDTVEPSMTPNTCSSLCRLTVKTEWAGVTECVPASLWRGPPLLSQPQRHLHSDGEEGSPLLPSSPHWWVMWVAGA, from the exons ATGCTGCCGAAGCCACCAACCAGTCACTTCAGCATGACAGCATCAACAAGCTACAATGTACATGAGTCATTGCAACCGTTCATCTCGTGTGATACAGTAGAACCATCTATGACACCAAACACCTGCTCTTCATTGTGCAG GTTGACCGTCAAAACAGAGTGGGCAGGTGTCACAGAGTGCGTGCCCGCGTCCCTCTGGAGAGGGCCGCCATTGCTGTCACAGCCGCAACGCCACTTGCACAGCGATGGGGAAGAGGGCTCCCCATTGTTACCGAGTTCGCCACACTGGTGGGTCATGTGGGTCGCCGGAGCGTGA